One region of Culex pipiens pallens isolate TS chromosome 2, TS_CPP_V2, whole genome shotgun sequence genomic DNA includes:
- the LOC120423882 gene encoding serine/threonine-protein kinase kin-29 isoform X6 codes for MIHVDESDPVGDVPPPFPYREVEIQRGVDAKQLYELSTEIGRGKFGVVHTCTDKSTGLRLAAKFIKIEKKGDRKNIEREVHMMNVLRHAKIAQLYAAYEYDRTFCMVLELVQGGELFDRVLDEKFLLTEKACSIFMRQICDAIAYIHGNNIVHLDLKPENILCLTESGNRIKIIDFGLAREYDPDNKLQVLFGTPEFVAPEVVNFEAISFATDMWSVGVIAYVLVSGLSPFAGEDDIQTMGNITIGRYDFLDEAFDTVSEEAIDFINRCLVKDPNERINAEQALKHKWIKRKPQYYPTNPRRPSIPVFKPILLEDSNDNNSNVHLIFFRQNDAEIDKENLKDLVSKWNESPNNRYAFDQASESVISPSGDLIPAGALLMRRTSGDASGGRRGSLARDHSQSAGVTTGGQAQPEVTPKLPTTNTTTKIKVCDELRMLSDLLKMKTPKEDQQPPPVTCDPKHLPEQQHNSTLNGNNNSNSNINLGTTPPKPPTSPLSPTTLSTADLDSDLESLKSKLKVKTSRAQNKLNELAQQPDFLANDPFKLPTFKFLPKSISLCNDDSVFKENYTKFCDRNAILPPTHIQESHQEVSSTSSTSSTTTVSEGTKVIVTKTTKSSKLSADGTKTVTVKKTIVKQKKITEQEQQDVTSAAATTTTPTKESSTASATVKRTKFRVNQMSSRDVPVAINSVAKRYLEQNRIFATETALTVPKDDCLVKKLHKSHVHTTSETESANNLKNTMKIRSISVDWGAKDAVENRSMKSINSFLKRTSTSSSTTSSAVKQIQAQIEASIHK; via the exons ATGATTCACGTGGACGAATCCGATCCCGTCGGTG aTGTGCCACCACCGTTTCCCTATCGTGAGGTGGAAATTCAGCGCGGAGTCGATGCCAAACAGCTGTACGAGCTGAGCACCGAAATCGGAAG GGGCAAATTCGGCGTCGTTCACACATGCACGGACAAATCAACCGGCCTCCGGCTGGCGGCCAAGTTCATCAAGATCGAGAAGAAAGGCGACCGCAAGAACATCGAACGCGAGGTCCACATGATGAACGTGCTGCGGCACGCCAAAATAGCCCAGCTGTACGCGGCCTACGAGTACGACCGGACGTTCTGCATGGTGCTGGAGCTGGTCCAGGGCGGCGAGCTGTTTGACCGCGTGCTGGACGAAAAGTTCCTGCTCACCGAGAAGGCCTGCTCGATCTTTATGCGACAGATTTGCGACGCCATCGCGTACATCCACGGCAACAACATTGTGCACTTGGACCTGAAGCCGGAGAATATTCTGTGCCTGACGGAGAGCGGGAATCGGATAAAAATTATCGACTTTGGGCTGGCCCGCGAGTACGACCCGGACAACAAGCTGCAGGTGCTGTTTGGCACGCCCGAGTTTGTGGCCCCCGAGGTGGTCAACTTTGAGGCGATCTCATTCGCGACGGACATGTGGAGCGTCGGCGTAATTGCCTACGTGCT CGTATCCGGTCTTTCTCCCTTTGCTGGCGAGGACGACATCCAGACCATGGGTAACATCACGATCGGTCGGTACGACTTCCTGGACGAGGCGTTCGACACCGTGTCAGAGGAAGCGATCGACTTTATCAACCGCTGTCTGGTGAAGGATCCCAA CGAACGAATCAACGCAGAGCAGGCCCTTAAACACAAGTGGATCAAGCGGAAACCTCAGTACTACCCGACGAATCCTCGGCGACCTTCGATACCcgttttcaaaccaattttgcTAGAGGACAGCAATGACAACAACAGCAATGTACAC TTGATCTTTTTTCGCCAGAACGACGCCGAGATCGACAAGGAAAACCTCAAGGATCTGGTCTCCAAGTGGAACGAGTCCCCGAACAATCGGTACGCCTTCGACCAGGCCTCCGAGAGTGTGATCTCGCCCAGTGGGGACCTGATTCCTGCGGGGGCGCTCCTGATGCGGCGAACCAGTGGCGATGCCAGCGGAGGCCGGAGGGGCAGCTTAGCTAGAG ATCATTCGCAGTCCGCCGGAGTGACCACCGGAGGCCAGGCGCAACCGGAAGTGACTCCAAAACTTCCCAcaaccaacaccaccaccaagATCAAGGTATGTGATGAGTTACGAATGCTATCCGACTTACTAAAAATGAAAACCCCAAAGGAGGATCAGCAACCACCACCCGTGACCTGTGACCCCAAACACCTCCCAGAACAACAGCACAACAGTACACTGAATGGTAACAACAATAGCAACAGCAACATCAACCTCGGAACCACCCCACCAAAACCACCCACCAGCCCATTAAGCCCCACGACTCTCAGTACCGCCGACCTGGACTCGGACCTCGAGAGTCTCAAATCCAAACTGAAGGTCAAAACGTCCCGGGCCCAGAACAAGCTAAACGAGCTCGCCCAGCAGCCCGACTTCCTCGCCAATGACCCGTTCAAGCTGCCGACGTTCAAGTTCCTGCCCAAATCGATCAGTCTGTGCAACGACGACTCCGTGTTCAAAGAGAACTACACCAAATTCTGTGATCGCAACGCCATTCTACCTCCTACCCACATTCAAGAATCGCACCAGGAAGTGAGCTCGACGTCGTCCACCTCCTCCACGACGACCGTGTCCGAAGGCACCAAGGTGATCGTCACCAAAACCACCAAGAGCAGCAAGTTGAGCGCCGACGGAACCAAAACCGTCACCGTCAAGAAAACGATCGTCAAACAGAAAAAGATCACCGAACAGGAACAGCAGGACGTGACATCGGccgcggcgacgacgacgacgcccacCAAGGAATCGTCCACGGCCAGCGCAACCGTCAAGCGAACCAAGTTCCGCGTCAACCAGATGAGCAGCCGGGACGTCCCGGTAGCGATCAACAGCGTTGCCAAGCGATACCTCGAGCAGAACCGAATCTTCGCGACGGAAACCGCACTGACCGTGCCCAAAGACGACTGTCTGGTGAAGAAGCTCCACAAAAGCCACGTCCACACGACGTCGGAAACGGAAAGCGCCAACAATTTGAAAAACACCATGAAGATCCGCAGCATCTCCGTCGACTGGGGCGCGAAGGATGCCGTCGAAAACCGATCGATGAAGTCGATCAACTCGTTCCTCAAGCGCACCTCCACCTCCTCGTCCACGACCAGCTCGGCCGTCAAGCAGATCCAGGCACAGATCGAGGCCAGCATCCACAAATAA
- the LOC120423882 gene encoding probable serine/threonine-protein kinase fhkD isoform X2: MIHVDESDPVGDVPPPFPYREVEIQRGVDAKQLYELSTEIGRGKFGVVHTCTDKSTGLRLAAKFIKIEKKGDRKNIEREVHMMNVLRHAKIAQLYAAYEYDRTFCMVLELVQGGELFDRVLDEKFLLTEKACSIFMRQICDAIAYIHGNNIVHLDLKPENILCLTESGNRIKIIDFGLAREYDPDNKLQVLFGTPEFVAPEVVNFEAISFATDMWSVGVIAYVLVSGLSPFAGEDDIQTMGNITIGRYDFLDEAFDTVSEEAIDFINRCLVKDPNERINAEQALKHKWIKRKPQYYPTNPRRPSIPVFKPILLEDSNDNNSNVHNDAEIDKENLKDLVSKWNESPNNRYAFDQASESVISPSGDLIPAGALLMRRTSGDASGGRRGSLARDEDDPLLLSPSSSTSCCSTLSPPPPPLSSEVTAPQSSPHRPALAPLEVVSNTGSASSNSSELSNANKLSSISSASDFSSSLESSSITAIPLDHHSRSSFPDHSQSAGVTTGGQAQPEVTPKLPTTNTTTKIKVCDELRMLSDLLKMKTPKEDQQPPPVTCDPKHLPEQQHNSTLNGNNNSNSNINLGTTPPKPPTSPLSPTTLSTADLDSDLESLKSKLKVKTSRAQNKLNELAQQPDFLANDPFKLPTFKFLPKSISLCNDDSVFKENYTKFCDRNAILPPTHIQESHQEVSSTSSTSSTTTVSEGTKVIVTKTTKSSKLSADGTKTVTVKKTIVKQKKITEQEQQDVTSAAATTTTPTKESSTASATVKRTKFRVNQMSSRDVPVAINSVAKRYLEQNRIFATETALTVPKDDCLVKKLHKSHVHTTSETESANNLKNTMKIRSISVDWGAKDAVENRSMKSINSFLKRTSTSSSTTSSAVKQIQAQIEASIHK; the protein is encoded by the exons ATGATTCACGTGGACGAATCCGATCCCGTCGGTG aTGTGCCACCACCGTTTCCCTATCGTGAGGTGGAAATTCAGCGCGGAGTCGATGCCAAACAGCTGTACGAGCTGAGCACCGAAATCGGAAG GGGCAAATTCGGCGTCGTTCACACATGCACGGACAAATCAACCGGCCTCCGGCTGGCGGCCAAGTTCATCAAGATCGAGAAGAAAGGCGACCGCAAGAACATCGAACGCGAGGTCCACATGATGAACGTGCTGCGGCACGCCAAAATAGCCCAGCTGTACGCGGCCTACGAGTACGACCGGACGTTCTGCATGGTGCTGGAGCTGGTCCAGGGCGGCGAGCTGTTTGACCGCGTGCTGGACGAAAAGTTCCTGCTCACCGAGAAGGCCTGCTCGATCTTTATGCGACAGATTTGCGACGCCATCGCGTACATCCACGGCAACAACATTGTGCACTTGGACCTGAAGCCGGAGAATATTCTGTGCCTGACGGAGAGCGGGAATCGGATAAAAATTATCGACTTTGGGCTGGCCCGCGAGTACGACCCGGACAACAAGCTGCAGGTGCTGTTTGGCACGCCCGAGTTTGTGGCCCCCGAGGTGGTCAACTTTGAGGCGATCTCATTCGCGACGGACATGTGGAGCGTCGGCGTAATTGCCTACGTGCT CGTATCCGGTCTTTCTCCCTTTGCTGGCGAGGACGACATCCAGACCATGGGTAACATCACGATCGGTCGGTACGACTTCCTGGACGAGGCGTTCGACACCGTGTCAGAGGAAGCGATCGACTTTATCAACCGCTGTCTGGTGAAGGATCCCAA CGAACGAATCAACGCAGAGCAGGCCCTTAAACACAAGTGGATCAAGCGGAAACCTCAGTACTACCCGACGAATCCTCGGCGACCTTCGATACCcgttttcaaaccaattttgcTAGAGGACAGCAATGACAACAACAGCAATGTACAC AACGACGCCGAGATCGACAAGGAAAACCTCAAGGATCTGGTCTCCAAGTGGAACGAGTCCCCGAACAATCGGTACGCCTTCGACCAGGCCTCCGAGAGTGTGATCTCGCCCAGTGGGGACCTGATTCCTGCGGGGGCGCTCCTGATGCGGCGAACCAGTGGCGATGCCAGCGGAGGCCGGAGGGGCAGCTTAGCTAGAG ACGAGGATGACCCGCTGCTTCTGTCCCCATCGTCGTCGACTTCCTGTTGCTCGACCCTGTCACCACCTCCGCCACCACTCTCATCGGAAGTGACCGCACCACAATCATCGCCCCATCGCCCCGCACTAGCGCCATTAGAAGTAGTCTCTAACACCGGCAGcgccagcagcaacagcagcgaaCTCAGTAATGCCAACAAACTTAGTAGTATTAGTAGTGCTAGCGATTTCAGTAGTAGTCTCGAAAGCTCATCCATCACGGCGATCCCACTTGATCATCACTCTCGTTCATCTTTCCCAGATCATTCGCAGTCCGCCGGAGTGACCACCGGAGGCCAGGCGCAACCGGAAGTGACTCCAAAACTTCCCAcaaccaacaccaccaccaagATCAAGGTATGTGATGAGTTACGAATGCTATCCGACTTACTAAAAATGAAAACCCCAAAGGAGGATCAGCAACCACCACCCGTGACCTGTGACCCCAAACACCTCCCAGAACAACAGCACAACAGTACACTGAATGGTAACAACAATAGCAACAGCAACATCAACCTCGGAACCACCCCACCAAAACCACCCACCAGCCCATTAAGCCCCACGACTCTCAGTACCGCCGACCTGGACTCGGACCTCGAGAGTCTCAAATCCAAACTGAAGGTCAAAACGTCCCGGGCCCAGAACAAGCTAAACGAGCTCGCCCAGCAGCCCGACTTCCTCGCCAATGACCCGTTCAAGCTGCCGACGTTCAAGTTCCTGCCCAAATCGATCAGTCTGTGCAACGACGACTCCGTGTTCAAAGAGAACTACACCAAATTCTGTGATCGCAACGCCATTCTACCTCCTACCCACATTCAAGAATCGCACCAGGAAGTGAGCTCGACGTCGTCCACCTCCTCCACGACGACCGTGTCCGAAGGCACCAAGGTGATCGTCACCAAAACCACCAAGAGCAGCAAGTTGAGCGCCGACGGAACCAAAACCGTCACCGTCAAGAAAACGATCGTCAAACAGAAAAAGATCACCGAACAGGAACAGCAGGACGTGACATCGGccgcggcgacgacgacgacgcccacCAAGGAATCGTCCACGGCCAGCGCAACCGTCAAGCGAACCAAGTTCCGCGTCAACCAGATGAGCAGCCGGGACGTCCCGGTAGCGATCAACAGCGTTGCCAAGCGATACCTCGAGCAGAACCGAATCTTCGCGACGGAAACCGCACTGACCGTGCCCAAAGACGACTGTCTGGTGAAGAAGCTCCACAAAAGCCACGTCCACACGACGTCGGAAACGGAAAGCGCCAACAATTTGAAAAACACCATGAAGATCCGCAGCATCTCCGTCGACTGGGGCGCGAAGGATGCCGTCGAAAACCGATCGATGAAGTCGATCAACTCGTTCCTCAAGCGCACCTCCACCTCCTCGTCCACGACCAGCTCGGCCGTCAAGCAGATCCAGGCACAGATCGAGGCCAGCATCCACAAATAA
- the LOC120423882 gene encoding probable serine/threonine-protein kinase MARK-A isoform X7 encodes MIHVDESDPVGDVPPPFPYREVEIQRGVDAKQLYELSTEIGRGKFGVVHTCTDKSTGLRLAAKFIKIEKKGDRKNIEREVHMMNVLRHAKIAQLYAAYEYDRTFCMVLELVQGGELFDRVLDEKFLLTEKACSIFMRQICDAIAYIHGNNIVHLDLKPENILCLTESGNRIKIIDFGLAREYDPDNKLQVLFGTPEFVAPEVVNFEAISFATDMWSVGVIAYVLVSGLSPFAGEDDIQTMGNITIGRYDFLDEAFDTVSEEAIDFINRCLVKDPNERINAEQALKHKWIKRKPQYYPTNPRRPSIPVFKPILLEDSNDNNSNVHNDAEIDKENLKDLVSKWNESPNNRYAFDQASESVISPSGDLIPAGALLMRRTSGDASGGRRGSLARDHSQSAGVTTGGQAQPEVTPKLPTTNTTTKIKVCDELRMLSDLLKMKTPKEDQQPPPVTCDPKHLPEQQHNSTLNGNNNSNSNINLGTTPPKPPTSPLSPTTLSTADLDSDLESLKSKLKVKTSRAQNKLNELAQQPDFLANDPFKLPTFKFLPKSISLCNDDSVFKENYTKFCDRNAILPPTHIQESHQEVSSTSSTSSTTTVSEGTKVIVTKTTKSSKLSADGTKTVTVKKTIVKQKKITEQEQQDVTSAAATTTTPTKESSTASATVKRTKFRVNQMSSRDVPVAINSVAKRYLEQNRIFATETALTVPKDDCLVKKLHKSHVHTTSETESANNLKNTMKIRSISVDWGAKDAVENRSMKSINSFLKRTSTSSSTTSSAVKQIQAQIEASIHK; translated from the exons ATGATTCACGTGGACGAATCCGATCCCGTCGGTG aTGTGCCACCACCGTTTCCCTATCGTGAGGTGGAAATTCAGCGCGGAGTCGATGCCAAACAGCTGTACGAGCTGAGCACCGAAATCGGAAG GGGCAAATTCGGCGTCGTTCACACATGCACGGACAAATCAACCGGCCTCCGGCTGGCGGCCAAGTTCATCAAGATCGAGAAGAAAGGCGACCGCAAGAACATCGAACGCGAGGTCCACATGATGAACGTGCTGCGGCACGCCAAAATAGCCCAGCTGTACGCGGCCTACGAGTACGACCGGACGTTCTGCATGGTGCTGGAGCTGGTCCAGGGCGGCGAGCTGTTTGACCGCGTGCTGGACGAAAAGTTCCTGCTCACCGAGAAGGCCTGCTCGATCTTTATGCGACAGATTTGCGACGCCATCGCGTACATCCACGGCAACAACATTGTGCACTTGGACCTGAAGCCGGAGAATATTCTGTGCCTGACGGAGAGCGGGAATCGGATAAAAATTATCGACTTTGGGCTGGCCCGCGAGTACGACCCGGACAACAAGCTGCAGGTGCTGTTTGGCACGCCCGAGTTTGTGGCCCCCGAGGTGGTCAACTTTGAGGCGATCTCATTCGCGACGGACATGTGGAGCGTCGGCGTAATTGCCTACGTGCT CGTATCCGGTCTTTCTCCCTTTGCTGGCGAGGACGACATCCAGACCATGGGTAACATCACGATCGGTCGGTACGACTTCCTGGACGAGGCGTTCGACACCGTGTCAGAGGAAGCGATCGACTTTATCAACCGCTGTCTGGTGAAGGATCCCAA CGAACGAATCAACGCAGAGCAGGCCCTTAAACACAAGTGGATCAAGCGGAAACCTCAGTACTACCCGACGAATCCTCGGCGACCTTCGATACCcgttttcaaaccaattttgcTAGAGGACAGCAATGACAACAACAGCAATGTACAC AACGACGCCGAGATCGACAAGGAAAACCTCAAGGATCTGGTCTCCAAGTGGAACGAGTCCCCGAACAATCGGTACGCCTTCGACCAGGCCTCCGAGAGTGTGATCTCGCCCAGTGGGGACCTGATTCCTGCGGGGGCGCTCCTGATGCGGCGAACCAGTGGCGATGCCAGCGGAGGCCGGAGGGGCAGCTTAGCTAGAG ATCATTCGCAGTCCGCCGGAGTGACCACCGGAGGCCAGGCGCAACCGGAAGTGACTCCAAAACTTCCCAcaaccaacaccaccaccaagATCAAGGTATGTGATGAGTTACGAATGCTATCCGACTTACTAAAAATGAAAACCCCAAAGGAGGATCAGCAACCACCACCCGTGACCTGTGACCCCAAACACCTCCCAGAACAACAGCACAACAGTACACTGAATGGTAACAACAATAGCAACAGCAACATCAACCTCGGAACCACCCCACCAAAACCACCCACCAGCCCATTAAGCCCCACGACTCTCAGTACCGCCGACCTGGACTCGGACCTCGAGAGTCTCAAATCCAAACTGAAGGTCAAAACGTCCCGGGCCCAGAACAAGCTAAACGAGCTCGCCCAGCAGCCCGACTTCCTCGCCAATGACCCGTTCAAGCTGCCGACGTTCAAGTTCCTGCCCAAATCGATCAGTCTGTGCAACGACGACTCCGTGTTCAAAGAGAACTACACCAAATTCTGTGATCGCAACGCCATTCTACCTCCTACCCACATTCAAGAATCGCACCAGGAAGTGAGCTCGACGTCGTCCACCTCCTCCACGACGACCGTGTCCGAAGGCACCAAGGTGATCGTCACCAAAACCACCAAGAGCAGCAAGTTGAGCGCCGACGGAACCAAAACCGTCACCGTCAAGAAAACGATCGTCAAACAGAAAAAGATCACCGAACAGGAACAGCAGGACGTGACATCGGccgcggcgacgacgacgacgcccacCAAGGAATCGTCCACGGCCAGCGCAACCGTCAAGCGAACCAAGTTCCGCGTCAACCAGATGAGCAGCCGGGACGTCCCGGTAGCGATCAACAGCGTTGCCAAGCGATACCTCGAGCAGAACCGAATCTTCGCGACGGAAACCGCACTGACCGTGCCCAAAGACGACTGTCTGGTGAAGAAGCTCCACAAAAGCCACGTCCACACGACGTCGGAAACGGAAAGCGCCAACAATTTGAAAAACACCATGAAGATCCGCAGCATCTCCGTCGACTGGGGCGCGAAGGATGCCGTCGAAAACCGATCGATGAAGTCGATCAACTCGTTCCTCAAGCGCACCTCCACCTCCTCGTCCACGACCAGCTCGGCCGTCAAGCAGATCCAGGCACAGATCGAGGCCAGCATCCACAAATAA
- the LOC120423882 gene encoding calcium/calmodulin-dependent protein kinase type II subunit gamma isoform X8, whose product MIHVDESDPVGDVPPPFPYREVEIQRGVDAKQLYELSTEIGRGKFGVVHTCTDKSTGLRLAAKFIKIEKKGDRKNIEREVHMMNVLRHAKIAQLYAAYEYDRTFCMVLELVQGGELFDRVLDEKFLLTEKACSIFMRQICDAIAYIHGNNIVHLDLKPENILCLTESGNRIKIIDFGLAREYDPDNKLQVLFGTPEFVAPEVVNFEAISFATDMWSVGVIAYVLVSGLSPFAGEDDIQTMGNITIGRYDFLDEAFDTVSEEAIDFINRCLVKDPNERINAEQALKHKWIKRKPQYYPTNPRRPSIPVFKPILLEDSNDNNSNVHLIFFRQNDAEIDKENLKDLVSKWNESPNNRYAFDQASESVISPSGDLIPAGALLMRRTSGDASGGRRGSLARDHSQSAGVTTGGQAQPEVTPKLPTTNTTTKIKEDQQPPPVTCDPKHLPEQQHNSTLNGNNNSNSNINLGTTPPKPPTSPLSPTTLSTADLDSDLESLKSKLKVKTSRAQNKLNELAQQPDFLANDPFKLPTFKFLPKSISLCNDDSVFKENYTKFCDRNAILPPTHIQESHQEVSSTSSTSSTTTVSEGTKVIVTKTTKSSKLSADGTKTVTVKKTIVKQKKITEQEQQDVTSAAATTTTPTKESSTASATVKRTKFRVNQMSSRDVPVAINSVAKRYLEQNRIFATETALTVPKDDCLVKKLHKSHVHTTSETESANNLKNTMKIRSISVDWGAKDAVENRSMKSINSFLKRTSTSSSTTSSAVKQIQAQIEASIHK is encoded by the exons ATGATTCACGTGGACGAATCCGATCCCGTCGGTG aTGTGCCACCACCGTTTCCCTATCGTGAGGTGGAAATTCAGCGCGGAGTCGATGCCAAACAGCTGTACGAGCTGAGCACCGAAATCGGAAG GGGCAAATTCGGCGTCGTTCACACATGCACGGACAAATCAACCGGCCTCCGGCTGGCGGCCAAGTTCATCAAGATCGAGAAGAAAGGCGACCGCAAGAACATCGAACGCGAGGTCCACATGATGAACGTGCTGCGGCACGCCAAAATAGCCCAGCTGTACGCGGCCTACGAGTACGACCGGACGTTCTGCATGGTGCTGGAGCTGGTCCAGGGCGGCGAGCTGTTTGACCGCGTGCTGGACGAAAAGTTCCTGCTCACCGAGAAGGCCTGCTCGATCTTTATGCGACAGATTTGCGACGCCATCGCGTACATCCACGGCAACAACATTGTGCACTTGGACCTGAAGCCGGAGAATATTCTGTGCCTGACGGAGAGCGGGAATCGGATAAAAATTATCGACTTTGGGCTGGCCCGCGAGTACGACCCGGACAACAAGCTGCAGGTGCTGTTTGGCACGCCCGAGTTTGTGGCCCCCGAGGTGGTCAACTTTGAGGCGATCTCATTCGCGACGGACATGTGGAGCGTCGGCGTAATTGCCTACGTGCT CGTATCCGGTCTTTCTCCCTTTGCTGGCGAGGACGACATCCAGACCATGGGTAACATCACGATCGGTCGGTACGACTTCCTGGACGAGGCGTTCGACACCGTGTCAGAGGAAGCGATCGACTTTATCAACCGCTGTCTGGTGAAGGATCCCAA CGAACGAATCAACGCAGAGCAGGCCCTTAAACACAAGTGGATCAAGCGGAAACCTCAGTACTACCCGACGAATCCTCGGCGACCTTCGATACCcgttttcaaaccaattttgcTAGAGGACAGCAATGACAACAACAGCAATGTACAC TTGATCTTTTTTCGCCAGAACGACGCCGAGATCGACAAGGAAAACCTCAAGGATCTGGTCTCCAAGTGGAACGAGTCCCCGAACAATCGGTACGCCTTCGACCAGGCCTCCGAGAGTGTGATCTCGCCCAGTGGGGACCTGATTCCTGCGGGGGCGCTCCTGATGCGGCGAACCAGTGGCGATGCCAGCGGAGGCCGGAGGGGCAGCTTAGCTAGAG ATCATTCGCAGTCCGCCGGAGTGACCACCGGAGGCCAGGCGCAACCGGAAGTGACTCCAAAACTTCCCAcaaccaacaccaccaccaagATCAAG GAGGATCAGCAACCACCACCCGTGACCTGTGACCCCAAACACCTCCCAGAACAACAGCACAACAGTACACTGAATGGTAACAACAATAGCAACAGCAACATCAACCTCGGAACCACCCCACCAAAACCACCCACCAGCCCATTAAGCCCCACGACTCTCAGTACCGCCGACCTGGACTCGGACCTCGAGAGTCTCAAATCCAAACTGAAGGTCAAAACGTCCCGGGCCCAGAACAAGCTAAACGAGCTCGCCCAGCAGCCCGACTTCCTCGCCAATGACCCGTTCAAGCTGCCGACGTTCAAGTTCCTGCCCAAATCGATCAGTCTGTGCAACGACGACTCCGTGTTCAAAGAGAACTACACCAAATTCTGTGATCGCAACGCCATTCTACCTCCTACCCACATTCAAGAATCGCACCAGGAAGTGAGCTCGACGTCGTCCACCTCCTCCACGACGACCGTGTCCGAAGGCACCAAGGTGATCGTCACCAAAACCACCAAGAGCAGCAAGTTGAGCGCCGACGGAACCAAAACCGTCACCGTCAAGAAAACGATCGTCAAACAGAAAAAGATCACCGAACAGGAACAGCAGGACGTGACATCGGccgcggcgacgacgacgacgcccacCAAGGAATCGTCCACGGCCAGCGCAACCGTCAAGCGAACCAAGTTCCGCGTCAACCAGATGAGCAGCCGGGACGTCCCGGTAGCGATCAACAGCGTTGCCAAGCGATACCTCGAGCAGAACCGAATCTTCGCGACGGAAACCGCACTGACCGTGCCCAAAGACGACTGTCTGGTGAAGAAGCTCCACAAAAGCCACGTCCACACGACGTCGGAAACGGAAAGCGCCAACAATTTGAAAAACACCATGAAGATCCGCAGCATCTCCGTCGACTGGGGCGCGAAGGATGCCGTCGAAAACCGATCGATGAAGTCGATCAACTCGTTCCTCAAGCGCACCTCCACCTCCTCGTCCACGACCAGCTCGGCCGTCAAGCAGATCCAGGCACAGATCGAGGCCAGCATCCACAAATAA